From a single Saccharococcus thermophilus genomic region:
- a CDS encoding winged helix-turn-helix transcriptional regulator → SKRNARYYERYYEEKQGEIKEKNKKRYHKKRQEQGKLSREEQKRLKIEKIKAFLAANPGATIREIAEKTGIPRSTVSRIMKENGTI, encoded by the coding sequence ATCAAAACGGAATGCTCGTTATTACGAGCGTTATTACGAGGAAAAGCAAGGAGAAATCAAGGAAAAGAATAAGAAACGATACCATAAAAAACGGCAAGAGCAAGGAAAATTATCGAGAGAAGAACAAAAACGGCTGAAAATCGAGAAAATCAAAGCCTTCTTGGCTGCCAATCCAGGAGCAACTATTAGAGAAATTGCGGAAAAAACGGGCATTCCACGTTCTACTGTCAGTCGTATTATGAAAGAAAATGGGACAATTTGA
- a CDS encoding MerR family transcriptional regulator, with product MNDQTELFTPKTAAKMVGVDAELLKVWCNEFNIQTERTEGGHRRYSRDNIATLQEIRKKIQEQNWSYDQVRAWLNGSIEAFTTTEQRSELDKKADKLLEEAEQQKQFRDNQTQFNQALVQRLDELVQRIANLEQQNQQMIEERKLLKAEIHEIKQQNEQLKSLFGERDQFFLGSLKQSMEKTKKKRTGILAKLFSKE from the coding sequence GTGAACGATCAAACCGAATTATTTACACCGAAGACAGCGGCGAAGATGGTGGGCGTGGACGCGGAACTGCTGAAAGTATGGTGCAACGAGTTCAATATCCAGACCGAGCGGACAGAAGGCGGACACCGACGCTATTCCCGCGACAACATCGCGACACTCCAAGAAATTCGAAAGAAAATCCAAGAACAAAATTGGAGTTATGATCAAGTCCGTGCTTGGTTAAACGGCAGCATTGAAGCATTCACAACGACAGAACAGCGTTCCGAACTCGATAAGAAAGCGGACAAGCTGTTGGAAGAAGCGGAACAGCAAAAACAATTCCGCGACAATCAGACGCAATTCAATCAAGCACTCGTTCAACGATTGGATGAATTAGTTCAACGAATTGCTAATTTAGAACAGCAAAACCAACAGATGATCGAAGAAAGAAAATTACTAAAAGCAGAAATCCATGAAATCAAACAGCAAAACGAACAGCTGAAATCTCTTTTTGGCGAGCGGGATCAGTTCTTTTTAGGATCATTGAAACAATCCATGGAAAAAACGAAGAAAAAACGAACCGGAATTTTAGCCAAGTTATTTTCGAAAGAATAA
- a CDS encoding site-specific integrase — translation MGKKKRSQMNNLEIALDNISAAFREGKKAGITVEKDNWRDDTYKTYESEVKTMFRELAKMIGENDKRILPKYTNAETWDRYFEHLAKKYEQGEITADTVQKRVHALEAFRHMVKYTNVLGKDTTIRVGDKEERLEYLKERGVCRSKDEVTSIKPTREVVEKVHSHIDRSTHNGNTAYLINKLQVETGGRIRAMLKLEVKDVNFEKNTITFRCDKNNFTRTIPLTEKARNILRPLCEGKKPGQKIFTIKNQKGKDKKLKEAVKTVERLTREAAKKAGVYEKNKRFTTHSNRKRYAQNLYEQTRSWSKSKLKREIRNYIQMQGSNEESIKQRIRNELYRINRYRKMKKKEIKGFSHEHLRRMYVALHLGHSRCDIVLRYIKPDPVRDIYGK, via the coding sequence ATGGGAAAAAAGAAGAGAAGTCAAATGAATAATTTAGAAATTGCATTAGATAATATTTCTGCAGCGTTTCGGGAAGGGAAAAAGGCTGGTATCACCGTCGAAAAAGACAACTGGCGTGATGATACATATAAAACTTATGAAAGTGAAGTAAAAACGATGTTTCGGGAATTAGCGAAGATGATCGGAGAAAATGACAAGCGAATTCTTCCGAAATACACCAACGCCGAAACATGGGATCGGTACTTTGAACATTTAGCGAAAAAATACGAACAAGGAGAAATTACCGCAGATACCGTTCAAAAACGGGTTCATGCTCTGGAAGCATTTCGTCACATGGTGAAATATACGAATGTACTTGGAAAAGATACGACGATTCGGGTTGGCGACAAAGAAGAACGCTTGGAATACCTCAAAGAACGTGGGGTTTGCCGCTCGAAAGATGAAGTAACATCGATAAAACCAACCAGAGAAGTCGTCGAAAAAGTCCATTCCCACATTGATCGTTCGACCCACAACGGAAACACCGCTTACCTCATCAACAAACTTCAGGTCGAAACTGGCGGAAGAATTCGTGCGATGTTGAAGCTGGAAGTGAAAGACGTCAATTTTGAAAAAAATACGATTACCTTCCGATGCGATAAAAATAATTTCACGCGTACCATTCCACTTACGGAAAAAGCAAGAAACATCTTGCGTCCTCTCTGTGAAGGAAAAAAACCGGGTCAAAAAATCTTTACGATCAAAAATCAGAAAGGAAAGGATAAAAAATTAAAAGAAGCTGTTAAAACGGTAGAACGCCTCACCAGAGAAGCCGCAAAAAAAGCCGGGGTGTATGAAAAAAATAAGCGATTTACTACTCATTCGAACCGGAAACGGTATGCTCAAAATCTATATGAGCAAACCCGTTCCTGGTCGAAATCGAAACTAAAACGGGAGATTCGGAACTATATTCAAATGCAAGGATCCAATGAAGAAAGCATCAAACAACGGATCCGAAACGAACTTTACCGAATCAACCGTTACCGAAAAATGAAGAAAAAAGAAATCAAAGGATTTAGCCATGAACATTTAAGAAGAATGTATGTTGCCTTGCATCTCGGACACTCTAGATGCGACATTGTGTTACGTTACATCAAACCTGACCCGGTTCGCGACATCTACGGCAAGTGA
- a CDS encoding tyrosine-type recombinase/integrase — MEFVDPIYDKADIPRVKKVLKSMVNGERNLLCFEIGLATALRPSDLLNLRVKDVKDGIVRVRAKKTGKALEIRLNDRVYNMVKSYIQYMGDDDKLFNMDRTTLYRIMNKAGKMLNLEENLGAHSIRKTKAYHLYIDSGYDISLVMELLQHENAGDTLRYIGWEKKKLAEAVAEHDL; from the coding sequence ATGGAATTTGTTGATCCAATTTATGATAAAGCAGATATTCCAAGAGTAAAAAAAGTATTAAAAAGCATGGTCAATGGCGAGCGTAATTTACTTTGTTTTGAAATTGGGCTTGCTACGGCATTAAGACCTAGTGATCTATTAAATTTACGAGTAAAAGACGTCAAAGACGGGATTGTTCGAGTTCGTGCGAAAAAAACCGGAAAAGCGTTAGAAATTCGTTTAAATGATCGGGTGTATAACATGGTGAAATCGTATATTCAGTACATGGGCGATGACGACAAGCTGTTTAATATGGATCGCACAACGCTTTACCGGATTATGAATAAAGCAGGGAAAATGTTAAATCTCGAAGAAAATCTGGGGGCTCATTCGATTCGAAAAACTAAAGCATATCATCTTTACATCGATTCTGGTTATGATATTTCGCTTGTGATGGAACTTTTGCAGCATGAAAATGCCGGAGATACGCTTCGTTATATCGGATGGGAGAAAAAGAAACTAGCGGAAGCTGTTGCGGAACATGATTTATGA
- a CDS encoding MarR family transcriptional regulator, producing the protein MFESLDFQNLLSDVESFITSETLFKPWGNRDHLTKLGKPMNEIQWHSKPKLISSPFEQIELYFNWLQQVNDRRTRRIVVAYPTEYWVSLSQKEYDELKDKEKYETIVEKAKALVFEAEKLPKEPTGFEFELIFSDDDPVKAYKKWIEDGSEEEREFALKYGTIYEETIYKVKKLTMAHDFYTFSKAKKYLNQDYKNKMNGYHNTSIVYVIPSKREYRRRGARVTELPVLFSELDYYKLDEYKNKTHDEMIELIYEELDKHHFPRPTEVIRTRGLHLVWKISPIPAYRVLEWEMLQKKIHSILGKFGSDNQTVTDKVRLLRLCGTIHKKTNQKIIGYSYTDDRYLFDELIEKFCKEEVEREKERRKNARKQYAKEKKKRLQLIQGNRTVKAERKTTYTEAQDISSLIYEKYLHDLFVLVDLRDGKLYGHREFLCFLTRYFTLVVTKGNHIKAIDEMKKMFDSLDIHGDYTWEEILTYTKSAETAYERFKKYWPDGYNYKNSTLVEKLKITKEEQKHMKILIDDQEKKERKSKRNARYYERYYEEKQGEIKEKNKKRYHKKRQEQGKLSREEQKRLKIEKIKAFLAANPGATIREIAEKTGIPRSTVSRIMKENGTI; encoded by the coding sequence ATGTTTGAATCATTGGATTTTCAGAATTTGCTTTCTGATGTGGAATCCTTTATCACGAGCGAAACATTATTTAAACCATGGGGAAATCGCGATCATTTAACAAAGCTTGGAAAGCCGATGAATGAAATTCAATGGCATTCTAAGCCGAAACTGATTTCTTCTCCGTTTGAACAAATTGAATTGTATTTTAACTGGCTTCAACAAGTTAATGATCGAAGAACCAGAAGAATCGTCGTTGCTTATCCAACGGAATATTGGGTAAGTTTAAGTCAAAAAGAATATGACGAACTAAAAGACAAAGAAAAATACGAAACGATAGTGGAAAAAGCAAAAGCACTTGTTTTTGAAGCGGAAAAACTGCCGAAAGAACCGACCGGATTTGAATTTGAATTAATTTTTTCTGATGACGATCCGGTGAAAGCATATAAAAAATGGATTGAGGATGGATCTGAAGAAGAAAGAGAATTTGCTTTAAAATACGGAACCATTTACGAAGAAACGATTTACAAAGTGAAAAAACTGACAATGGCACATGACTTTTATACGTTCTCCAAAGCAAAAAAATACTTAAATCAAGACTACAAAAATAAGATGAACGGTTATCACAACACGTCGATCGTGTATGTGATTCCTTCGAAAAGAGAATATCGCCGTCGTGGTGCCAGAGTAACGGAACTCCCTGTTTTATTTTCCGAATTAGATTATTATAAACTGGATGAATACAAAAACAAAACACATGATGAGATGATCGAATTAATTTACGAAGAACTCGATAAACACCATTTTCCACGCCCAACGGAAGTGATACGAACAAGAGGGCTTCATTTGGTTTGGAAAATTAGCCCGATTCCTGCTTATCGGGTTCTGGAGTGGGAAATGCTGCAAAAGAAAATTCATTCGATTTTAGGGAAATTCGGTTCAGATAATCAAACGGTAACGGATAAAGTGCGTTTGCTTCGTCTTTGCGGTACGATACATAAAAAAACGAATCAGAAAATCATTGGATATAGTTATACGGATGATCGGTATTTATTCGATGAACTGATAGAGAAATTCTGCAAAGAAGAAGTCGAACGCGAAAAAGAACGGAGAAAAAATGCAAGAAAGCAATACGCGAAGGAAAAGAAAAAACGGCTTCAACTGATCCAAGGAAATCGAACAGTTAAAGCCGAACGGAAAACCACTTATACCGAAGCACAAGATATATCTTCGCTGATTTATGAAAAATACCTTCACGATTTATTCGTGTTGGTTGATTTGCGAGACGGAAAATTATATGGTCATCGTGAATTCTTGTGCTTCCTCACTAGATATTTTACATTAGTCGTTACGAAAGGCAACCATATTAAGGCGATTGATGAAATGAAAAAAATGTTCGATTCCTTGGATATTCATGGCGATTATACATGGGAAGAAATTTTAACATATACGAAAAGTGCAGAAACAGCGTATGAACGGTTTAAAAAGTATTGGCCGGATGGATACAATTATAAAAATTCCACGTTGGTTGAAAAACTAAAAATCACTAAAGAAGAGCAAAAACATATGAAAATCTTGATCGACGATCAAGAGAAAAAAGAACGGAAATCAAAACGGAATGCTCGTTATTACGAGCGTTATTACGAGGAAAAGCAAGGAGAAATCAAGGAAAAGAATAAGAAACGATACCATAAAAAACGGCAAGAGCAAGGAAAATTATCGAGAGAAGAACAAAAACGGCTGAAAATCGAGAAAATCAAAGCCTTCTTGGCTGCCAATCCAGGAGCAACTATTAGAGAAATTGCGGAAAAAACGGGCATTCCACGTTCTACTGTCAGTCGTATTATGAAAGAAAATGGGACAATTTGA